The nucleotide sequence CGCCAGGTTCGCGCCGGTGAAGACGGTTGAATCCTCGGATGCATCGACAGAAAAATTATTGGTCGCGCCCAGAGTTTGAATGGCGGCAATGCCATTGGTGATCGAATCGTGCCGGAAGCCCGCGGTCTTGGAAAACACTAGAACTTTGTAAGGCGTCGCCTGCGCGCGTATCGAGCCGAAGAAGAGAAAAAAGAGCAGCGCAACCCAATTGACTTGGCAAAGAAGAAGCCTGTGCGTCTGCACCAGAGGCGAACCGACCACCATTAAACTGCGGCACTTCATTTGTTCCCGGATGCCAACAACCTTAGCGCAAGCACTGATAGCTTGCAATCCATCTCCAGGCCCTAACGATGCTGATCGACCAACCCCTCACCTCACCCTCTCCCCATCGGATGGGGAGAGCGAAGGGGTGAGGGGCCATCCGGTAATTAATTTTGGCGAACAAGCTCGCCTGTTTCTGTCCCGCAATAACCTTGAAACACCGCATGATTGGTCGTAAAGTTGGCCCATGAAATCCGGACGTTTTCTCTTTCGGTCAGCCGTTTTGGTTTCGTTAGTCCTCGCTCAAATGTCCGCGCTCGCCGCTGAATCGTTGCCAGGAGTTCTTCCCAAACCCGGCCTGTTCAAGTCGTTGACGGAACCACCCTGCTCCTATGCTTCGACCCAAAACCGCAAAGGATTCATTCGGAACGATGATCGTGTTATCGCTTGGATTCGTGGTGCCCACAACGGCGGCGCGATTCCCATCCGCCTTTTTCTCTCCGCGCCGCGCGTGATCAACGACACCTACGGACTTTTCTTTTACGATCCGGATGGCGGCTACGTGAGCGCGTTCAAGAAAGATTACGGTTACGAATTTTACGGCTGGCGGCGCGGCGCGATGATCGTCAAGGGCCGCGACGGCACATTGTGGTCGGCCTTGAGCGGACGCGCAATTGATGGACCGAAGAAGGGCGAACGGCTGGAGCGCATTCCCAGCCTGCTGACGGATTGGGGTTACTGGTTGATGCTTCATCCGGAAT is from Verrucomicrobiota bacterium and encodes:
- a CDS encoding DUF3179 domain-containing protein, with amino-acid sequence MKSGRFLFRSAVLVSLVLAQMSALAAESLPGVLPKPGLFKSLTEPPCSYASTQNRKGFIRNDDRVIAWIRGAHNGGAIPIRLFLSAPRVINDTYGLFFYDPDGGYVSAFKKDYGYEFYGWRRGAMIVKGRDGTLWSALSGRAIDGPKKGERLERIPSLLTDWGYWLMLHPESTAYDLFDGKKYPAAELPSALSAEAKETMGTVDARLKPQMRVLGVELGELTKAYPLDGAGERACFTDILGGESIAVFWYEPTKSAIAFNAKLQDRQLTFYADSVSPETAPFKDKETGTRWTLAGRAVDGPLKGQELLWVRSVQCNWFAWVAEYPDTLVYVPSK